A stretch of Deltaproteobacteria bacterium DNA encodes these proteins:
- a CDS encoding DUF4258 domain-containing protein: MNVRRLRQQMAAGRVRIEFALPHALTEAFKDGLTVAELRTAVLTGDVVEDYGTRVLLLAFTVPERIPYHVVVEYVPGEVVATVITTYIPDTLHWEPPDWKRRRKGRRKKV, translated from the coding sequence ATGAACGTTCGTCGCCTTCGTCAACAGATGGCTGCGGGTCGGGTCCGCATTGAGTTTGCGCTTCCTCACGCGCTCACCGAAGCTTTCAAGGATGGACTTACTGTTGCCGAGCTTCGTACTGCGGTATTGACTGGAGACGTTGTCGAAGACTATGGAACTCGCGTCTTATTGCTCGCATTCACAGTGCCAGAGCGCATTCCCTATCACGTTGTGGTGGAGTATGTTCCTGGCGAAGTGGTCGCGACAGTCATCACTACCTATATTCCTGATACGCTCCATTGGGAACCGCCCGACTGGAAACGACGGAGGAAAGGACGACGAAAGAAAGTATGA
- a CDS encoding RES domain-containing protein, with the protein MIGFRHTDPRFPFLWEDASQPAGRWHAEGEGPVHYLCDTPDGAWAELLRHEEVTDPDDLLTIRRSLWAVELDNDPAHIPTLPTEILTGGPGTYPACQEEARRHRQQGITRVEAPSAALLPGAARGWRVDGGLQPGSPRDGKVIVLFGSRPDLVGWIATREGRPGEDLLPKVRHFSPSRKKKNTPR; encoded by the coding sequence ATGATCGGCTTTCGTCACACTGATCCACGATTCCCCTTCCTCTGGGAAGATGCCTCCCAACCCGCTGGCCGCTGGCACGCAGAAGGAGAAGGACCTGTTCACTATTTGTGTGATACCCCAGATGGGGCATGGGCTGAGCTTTTGCGTCATGAGGAGGTTACCGATCCTGACGATTTGCTGACCATCCGACGCTCACTCTGGGCTGTAGAACTAGATAATGATCCTGCGCATATTCCAACCCTCCCTACCGAAATCCTTACTGGAGGACCAGGAACGTACCCCGCCTGCCAAGAAGAAGCCCGTCGGCATCGACAACAAGGAATAACCAGAGTGGAAGCTCCTTCTGCTGCTTTGCTGCCCGGTGCAGCACGAGGATGGCGCGTCGATGGTGGGTTACAACCTGGATCACCACGTGACGGCAAAGTCATTGTTCTGTTTGGAAGTCGGCCCGACCTGGTTGGTTGGATAGCTACGCGAGAAGGGCGACCAGGGGAGGATCTGTTACCAAAGGTTCGACATTTTTCTCCCTCTCGCAAGAAGAAGAATACCCCTCGCTAA
- a CDS encoding SMP-30/gluconolactonase/LRE family protein, whose translation MSATVVATGLEFPEGPVWNKDGSVYVTEIRAGQIRRVASDGKSSVFARTGGGPNGAAIGPDGALYVTNNGGFNWNNGMPIGPALDYEGGRIERIDKNGMIQRLYTSCDGQQLSAPNDLVFDTDENFYFTDPIQRNPNLRETPGNPTKRPGSVYYASPDGKHIHRVATNLQHPNGIGLTPDGKTLIVAQTFAGNVIAFPILSPGRVGEQRLFGTLPTGSFPDSLCLDEAGYVLVAGILSGGTIVFAPDGKLDRVIPSEDKIVTNVAFGGPAFTTLYITESGLGRLVTQEWVRRGLVLFPDRQ comes from the coding sequence ATGAGCGCAACCGTTGTTGCTACGGGCTTGGAATTCCCCGAAGGTCCAGTATGGAACAAAGATGGCAGCGTATACGTCACTGAGATTCGCGCTGGACAGATACGACGAGTTGCCTCAGATGGCAAGTCGTCAGTATTCGCTCGCACTGGTGGTGGACCAAACGGTGCTGCCATTGGTCCTGATGGCGCACTCTATGTGACCAACAATGGCGGCTTCAACTGGAATAATGGTATGCCGATCGGTCCAGCACTCGACTACGAGGGCGGGCGGATCGAACGCATTGACAAGAACGGCATGATCCAGCGCCTTTACACTTCTTGTGATGGGCAACAGTTGAGTGCCCCGAACGATCTCGTCTTTGACACAGACGAGAACTTCTACTTCACCGACCCTATTCAGCGTAATCCCAACTTGCGGGAAACTCCCGGCAACCCAACCAAACGTCCAGGCAGTGTCTACTACGCGTCTCCCGACGGCAAACATATCCATCGTGTTGCGACTAACCTGCAGCATCCCAACGGCATTGGCTTAACTCCCGATGGCAAGACACTCATCGTTGCGCAGACATTTGCCGGCAATGTCATCGCATTTCCCATCCTCTCTCCCGGACGAGTCGGTGAACAACGCCTGTTCGGCACTTTGCCAACCGGATCATTCCCCGACAGTCTCTGCCTCGATGAAGCAGGCTATGTGCTCGTCGCAGGTATCCTAAGTGGCGGAACAATCGTATTCGCGCCTGATGGCAAACTCGACCGGGTCATTCCATCTGAAGATAAGATTGTCACCAACGTGGCCTTTGGTGGCCCCGCCTTTACAACGCTCTACATCACCGAGTCCGGCTTAGGGCGCTTGGTCACACAGGAATGGGTTCGACGAGGGTTGGTGTTGTTTCCGGATAGACAATAA
- a CDS encoding LLM class flavin-dependent oxidoreductase gives MSNKNFTLSVLDQSPVRQGSTAAEALRDTIALAEATEKFGYKRFWVAEHHSLPGFAGTSPEIMVGQIAARTQTIRVGSGGVMLSHYSAFKVAEVFRMLDALYPGRIDLGIGRAPGSDPRTAAALSYPSQTKDINRFPEQIDDVIAYLHDSHDPAHPFASIQAGPTPTSTTPEVWLLGSGIDSAYMAAERGLPFSYAHFFGAGTENGPRIAEAYRKRFQPSQFLSEPLVNVAVHIVCAETAEEAKRLASSRNLVRLNIVRNRRRGVPSPEEALSYPYTPEERAYLEQFSRVNIDGTPDQVRAQLEAVADAYQTTDITVVTIVYDFAAKIRSYELVAEVCGGK, from the coding sequence GTGTCAAACAAAAACTTCACATTAAGTGTTCTCGATCAATCTCCTGTTCGCCAAGGCAGCACTGCGGCTGAAGCCTTGCGCGATACTATCGCCCTAGCCGAAGCCACTGAAAAGTTTGGTTACAAACGCTTCTGGGTCGCTGAACATCACAGCCTTCCTGGCTTTGCTGGTACCAGTCCAGAAATCATGGTTGGACAAATAGCCGCGCGTACCCAAACGATTCGTGTCGGTAGTGGCGGAGTCATGTTATCGCACTACAGCGCGTTCAAGGTCGCCGAAGTCTTTCGCATGCTTGATGCGTTGTATCCTGGACGGATTGATCTCGGCATCGGTCGCGCGCCTGGAAGCGATCCGCGCACCGCAGCAGCACTTTCCTATCCGAGTCAGACGAAAGACATCAATCGTTTTCCTGAACAGATTGATGATGTCATCGCCTATCTCCACGACTCGCATGACCCAGCGCACCCGTTTGCTAGCATTCAGGCTGGACCAACACCGACTAGCACCACGCCAGAAGTATGGCTCCTCGGCTCGGGAATCGACTCTGCCTACATGGCCGCCGAACGTGGCTTACCGTTTAGCTACGCGCACTTCTTTGGCGCAGGCACGGAAAACGGCCCGCGCATTGCCGAAGCATACCGTAAGCGTTTCCAGCCCTCGCAGTTTCTCTCCGAGCCGTTAGTGAATGTCGCCGTGCACATTGTGTGTGCGGAAACTGCCGAAGAAGCAAAACGGCTGGCTTCGAGTCGCAATCTCGTGCGACTCAACATCGTCAGGAATCGTCGCCGTGGAGTGCCAAGCCCCGAAGAAGCACTCTCCTATCCCTACACTCCCGAAGAGCGTGCCTATTTAGAACAGTTCAGTCGCGTCAACATCGACGGCACCCCAGATCAAGTCAGAGCCCAACTCGAAGCCGTCGCCGACGCCTATCAGACCACCGACATCACTGTCGTCACAATCGTGTACGACTTCGCCGCCAAGATCCGCTCGTATGAATTGGTCGCGGAAGTCTGTGGGGGAAAATAA
- a CDS encoding CinA family nicotinamide mononucleotide deamidase-related protein yields the protein MATAEIVAIGSELLLGQIVDTNSTWMAQQLTSLGVNMYYKSVVGDNPERMREVLSRALERADFVITSGGLGPTQDDLTREVVAEVTSRKLILHQPFLEQIQHRFRSRGFIMTPNNERQAYMPEGAIPVTNPNGTAPSFVVEDPRGSIFVLPGVPFELKWLFENEVAPYLRRKFSLNEIITYRVLKVAELGESRVDDLMGHFIANSKNPTVGVLAHPGQVDIRIAAKAPSKEEAMKLIAPVEAEMRQIIGKHIFAVDDETIEQTVGNLLREKKKTIAVCEDLTGGMVTDRLQEADRERFFEGIIYNGQTSLRRLLTHSRQANRIDELLRDPQKLADELAWAVREQAGSDLGLAVYSLPDLTDQSQNLARGQTFLSITDGKGFKTRQYQMAGRGRPDRTRMSFNAMALVRLALMEGIE from the coding sequence TGTTACTGGGGCAAATCGTTGACACCAACTCCACCTGGATGGCGCAACAGCTCACCTCACTTGGGGTGAATATGTATTATAAGTCGGTGGTAGGCGATAACCCCGAACGGATGAGAGAAGTCTTGAGCCGCGCGCTCGAACGGGCGGATTTCGTCATTACCAGTGGTGGTCTCGGTCCCACACAAGACGATCTCACGCGCGAAGTTGTTGCTGAAGTCACTAGTCGTAAACTCATTCTCCATCAACCGTTCCTTGAGCAGATCCAGCATCGCTTTCGCAGTCGCGGTTTCATCATGACGCCGAACAATGAACGCCAGGCCTACATGCCAGAAGGCGCGATTCCTGTGACCAACCCCAACGGCACGGCGCCGTCGTTTGTCGTCGAAGATCCACGTGGTTCAATCTTCGTGCTTCCCGGTGTTCCATTTGAATTGAAGTGGTTGTTCGAGAACGAAGTCGCACCGTATCTACGTCGTAAATTCTCGCTCAATGAAATTATTACGTATCGTGTCCTCAAGGTGGCCGAGTTGGGCGAAAGCCGTGTCGATGATTTAATGGGGCACTTCATTGCCAACTCGAAGAACCCCACAGTGGGCGTGCTCGCTCATCCTGGACAAGTCGACATCCGCATCGCTGCCAAAGCGCCATCGAAAGAAGAGGCGATGAAACTGATCGCCCCGGTCGAAGCCGAAATGCGCCAAATCATAGGCAAGCATATCTTCGCGGTTGATGATGAAACGATAGAGCAGACGGTTGGCAATCTTCTACGCGAGAAAAAGAAGACGATTGCCGTCTGTGAAGATCTCACTGGTGGAATGGTCACCGATCGTTTGCAAGAAGCTGACCGCGAACGCTTCTTTGAAGGCATCATTTATAATGGGCAAACGTCACTGCGTCGTTTACTCACGCACTCGCGGCAAGCAAATCGCATCGATGAACTGCTCCGTGATCCACAGAAGTTAGCTGATGAACTCGCTTGGGCAGTACGAGAACAAGCGGGAAGCGATCTTGGCTTAGCAGTGTACTCACTCCCAGATCTCACAGACCAATCGCAAAACCTCGCTCGTGGGCAAACATTCCTCTCCATCACCGATGGGAAAGGTTTCAAGACCCGCCAGTATCAAATGGCAGGTCGCGGTCGTCCCGACCGCACCCGCATGAGCTTCAACGCCATGGCACTGGTGCGATTAGCGTTGATGGAAGGGATAGAGTAG